In a genomic window of Callithrix jacchus isolate 240 chromosome 22, calJac240_pri, whole genome shotgun sequence:
- the ZFP36 gene encoding mRNA decay activator protein ZFP36 yields MANRYTMDLTAIYESLLSLNADAPVPSDHGETESSPGWGSSGLWSLSPSDSSPSGVISRLPGRSTSLVEGRSFGWVPPPPGFAPLAPHLGPELSPSPTSPTATPTTSSRYKTELCRTFSESGRCRYGAKCQFAHGLGELRQANRHPKYKTELCHKFYLQGRCPYGSRCHFIHNPSEDLAAPGHPPVLRQSISFSGLPSGRRTSPPPPGLAGPSLSCSFSPSSSPPPPGDLPLSPSAFSAAPGTPVARRDPTPVCCPSCRRATPMSVWGGALGGLVRSPSVQSLGSDPDEYASSGSSLGGSDSPVFEAGIFAPPQPTAAPRRLPIFNRISVSE; encoded by the exons ATGGCCAACCGCTACACCATGGATCTCACCGCCATCTACGAG AGCCTCCTGTCGCTGAACGCTGATGCGCCCGTGCCATCTGACCACGGAGAGACTGAGtccagcccaggctggggctCCTCGGGACTCTGGAGCCTGAGCCCCTCTGACTCCAGCCCGTCTGGGGTCATCTCTCGCCTGCCTGGCCGCTCCACCAGCCTGGTGGAGGGCCGCAGCTTTGGCTGGGTGCCCCCACCCCCTGGCTTCGCACCGCTGGCTCCCCACCTGGGCCCCGAGCTGTCACCCTCACCCACCTCGCCCACAgccacccccaccacctcctcccGCTACAAGACTGAGCTGTGTCGGACCTTCTCAGAGAGTGGGCGCTGCCGCTATGGGGCCAAATGCCAGTTTGCCCATGGCCTGGGCGAGCTGCGCCAAGCCAATCGCCACCCCAAGTACAAGACGGAACTCTGCCACAAGTTCTACCTCCAGGGCCGCTGCCCCTACGGCTCTCGCTGCCACTTCATCCACAACCCCAGCGAAGACCTGGCAGCCCCGGGCCACCCTCCTGTGCTTCGCCAGAGCATCAGTTTCTCTGGCCTGCCCTCCGGCCGCCGGACCTCACCACCACCGCCAGGCCTGGCTGGCCCTTCCCTGTCCTGCTCCTTCTCGCCCTCCAGCTCCCCGCCACCACCTGGGGACCTTCCACTGTCACCCTCTGCCTTCTCTGCTGCCCCTGGTACCCCTGTGGCTCGAAGAGACCCCACCCCGGTCTGTTGCCCCTCCTGCCGAAGGGCCACCCCTATGAGCGTCTGGGGGGGGGCCTTGGGTGGCCTGGTTCGAAGCCCCTCTGTACAATCCCTGGGATCTGACCCTGATGAATACGCCAGCAGCGGCAGCAGCTTGGGGGGCTCTGACTCTCCAGTCTTCGAGGCGGGGATTTTTGCACCACCCCAGCCCACGGCAGCCCCCCGGCGACTCCCCATTTTCAATCGCATCTCTGTTTCTGAATGA